GCTGCGCGGATTGGGCACGCTCGGTCGGGCTGTGAGCCTGGTCTGGCGCCGTTCGCTGCAACTGCGGGTCGTGACATTGACCCTGGGGCTGTCACTGGCCGTCATCCTGGTTCTCGGCTTCGTGCTGACCAGCCAGATCACCGACCGGATCCTCGAGGTCAAGGTCAAGGCCGCCACCGAGGAGGTGGAACGCGCCCGGATCACCGTCGGCGGCATCGTCGGTGGTGAAGAGAGCCGTTCCCTGGACAGCAGCCTGCAGTTGGCCCGCAACACCCTGATCGACCGCAAGGCCGACGCCCGCGCCGATGTGGCAGGCGCGTTCGACGCGGTGATCATGGTGCCGGGCGACGGGCCACGCGAGGCCGCCGCGGCGGGCCCGGTTCAACAGGTCCCCAAGGCCCTGCGTGACTTCGTCAAGGCGGGGCAGGTCAGCTACCAATACACCACGGTCTCGACCGATGCGTTCACCGGACCGGCGCTGATCGTCGGCAGTCCGGCGTCCTCGTCGGTGCCCAATCTTGAGCTGTACCTGATCTTTCCGCTGAACAACGAGGAGAGCACCATCGCGCTGGTGCGCGGCACGATGGCGACCGGCGGCGTGGTGCTCCTGGGTCTGCTGGCGGCGATCGCTCTGGTGGTGGCCCGCCAGATCGTGCAGCCCGTGCGGTCGGCCTCACGCATCGCCGAGCGGTTCGCCGAAGGGCATCTGACCGAGCGGATGCCGGTCCGCGGTGAGGACGACATGGCCCGCCTGGCGGTGTCGTTCAACGACATGGCCGAGAGCCTGTCGCGCCAGATCCAGCAGCTGGAGGAGTTCGGTAATCTGCAGCGCCGCTTCACCTCTGACGTCAGTCACGAACTGCGCACGCCGCTGACCACGGTGCGGATGGCAGCCGATCTGATCCACGATCACAGTGAGGACCTCGACCCGGCGCTGCGTCGCTCCACCGAGCTGATGGTGAGCGAACTGGACCGGTTCGAGACCCTGCTGGCCGACCTTTTGGAGATCTCCCGCCACGATGCCGGCGTGGCCGAGTTGTCGGTGGAGTCGGTGGATCTGCGGTCCACGGTGCAGAGCGCGCTGGACAACGTCGGCCACCTCGCTGCCGATGCCGAGGTCGAACTCGACGTCAACATGCCCGGTGACGAGGTGATCGCGGAAGTGGATCCGCGCCGGGTGGAACGCATCCTGCGCAACTTGATCGCCAACGCCATCGATCACGCCGAACGCAAGCCGGTGCGCATCCGGATGGCCGCGGACGAGGACACCGTCGCGGTCACCGTGCGCGATTACGGTGTCGGCCTGCGGCCGGGTGAGGAGAAGCTGGTGTTCAGCCGGTTCTGGCGGTCCGACCCGTCGCGGGTACGGCGCTCCGGCGGCACCGGTCTCGGCCTGGCCATCAGCATCGAGGACGCCCGTCTGCACCAGGGCAGGCTGGAGGCATGGGGCGAACCCGGCAAGGGTGCCTGCTTCCGTCTCACCCTGCCGCTGGTGCGCGGCCACAAGGTGACCACCAGCCCGTTGCCGCTCAAACCGATTGCCCCGCAACAGAAGCAGCGGCAACGTCCGGGCCGCGACCGGGAGCCTGCGGAGGAGAACGTGTGAAGCGCCTGCTGACGGTGGTGGTCGTCGGTCTGGTTTTTCTGGTGTCCGGGTGCGCGGGGATACCGAATTCGTCCTCCCCGCAAGCGATCGGCACGGTCGACCGGCCCGCGCCACCGAACCTGCCCAAACCCGCGCCGGGGATGGACCCCGACGTACTGCTGCGCGAGTTCCTCAAGGCCACGGCCGACCCTGCCAACCGGCACCTGGCGGCCCGGCAGTTCCTCACCGAATCGGCGTCCAGCTCCTGGGACGACGCCGGTAGCGCACTGCTGCTCGACCGCGTGGTGTTCGTCGAAACTCGCAGTGCCGACCGGGTTTCGGTGAGCATGCGCGCAGACATCCTGGGATCCCTGTCCGATATGGGGGTGTTCGAAACAGGGGAGGGCGCGCTGCCGGATCCCGGACCCATCGAGCTCGTCCAAACTCCGGGTGGATGGCGCATCGACCGGCTGCCCAACGGCGTATTCCTCGACTGGCAACAGTTCCAGTCCACCTACAAGCGCAACACCCTCTACTTCGTCGACCCGACCGGAACCACGGTCGTTCCCGATCCCCGCTACGTCGCGGTGTCCGATCCCGACCAGCTCGCGACCGAGCTCATCTCCAAACTGGTTGCCGGGCCTCGGCCGGAGATGGCCAGGACGGTACGGAATCTGCTCGACGCGCCACTGCGGCTGCGCGGTCCGGTCACCCGTGCCGACGGCGGCAAGACCGGGGTGGGGCGTGGCTACGGTGGCGCTCGCATCGACCTCGAGAACCTCTCGACCACCGACCCGCACAGTCGGCAATTGCTTGCCGCACAGATCATCTGGACGCTATCGCGGGCCGGGATCAGTGGGCCCTACGTGATCAACGTCGACGGCGCCCCGTTGGACGACCGGTTCGCCGAGGGCTGGGAGACCTCCGATGTCGCGGCCACCGATCCGGGGGCGGTGCCCGGCGCCGCCGCGGGTCTGCACGCGTTGGTCGGCGGCTCATTGGTGGCGCTGGACGGACAGCAGACCACACGTGTACCCGGTGCGTTCGGCTCGGCGCCCAATCAGATGTCGGCCTCGGTGTCGCGCAACGGTCAGGATGCCGCGTCGGTGGTGGTCTTGCCCGACGCACCCGAGGCCACCGCGGCCTCGCTGTGGATGGGGCCATTAGGTGGACCCACCGCCATGGCGATCGAAGGGCGCACCCTCAGCCGGCCGAGCTGGTCGCTGGATCAGGCCGTGTGGGTGGTGGTCGACGATGCCAACGTGGTGCGTGCCATCCGTGACGCCTCCGGTGTGCCGGCGCGTATTCCGGTCGACGCGGCCGCGGTGGCCACCCGATTTCCGGGCCCGATCACCGAGTTGCAGCTGTCCCGCGACGGCACTCGAGCAGCGATGGTGATCGGTGGGCAGGTGATCCTCGCAGGCGTCGAGCGGACCCCTGAAGGGCAGTTCCTGCTGACCTATCCGCGTCGTCTCGGTTTCGGGCTGGGCAATTCCGTGGTGTCGCTGTCCTGGCGAACCGGTGACGACATCGTGGTCAGCCGCACCGACCCGGCCCATCCCGTGTCGTACGTCAACCTCGACGGGGTGAACTCCGATGGGCCCAGCCGCAACCTGGTGGCCCCGGTCGGCACGGTGGCGGCAAATCCGTCGACCGTCTACGTCTCCGACCAACGCGGTGTGTTGCAGTTGTCGGCTGCGGTCAACGACAACCCCGGCTGGGTGGAGGTTCGCCCGCTGATGGTTCCGGGATCGTTGCCTGTGCTGCCCGGCTGAGTTCGGCCGGCGCCGTTTCCACCTGTGGGTTGTGCTGCGGAGCGCGTCGCGACCCTGCAGTAGAAAGCGGCAACCCGAGTCGCGGAAATGTCGTCCCCGGCGCGCACACTGCCCCACATGCTCGACCTCATCCTGCCTCTGGAGTGCGGCGGGTGCGGGGCTCCGTCGACCCGCTGGTGTGCGGCGTGTGCCGCACAACTCGGAGTCGGCGACGACGAACCGCATCTGGTCATCCCTCGAACCGACCCGGGGGTCCCGGTGTTCGCGCTGGGCCGCCACGCCGGAGCCCGTCGGCGCGCGATCGTGGCCGCCAAGGAGCACGGCCGCGCCGACCTGATCGCCCCGCTGGCAGGAGCGCTGAACGCCGGCTTGCAGCACTTGCTGACCTGGGGTGTCATCGACACTCCGGTGACTCTGGTCCCCGCACCCACCCGCCGGGCCGCAGCGCGTCGCCGGGGCGGTGACCCGGTCCGGCGGATGGCCGCGGCTGCGGTCGCCGGTCTGCCCGGTGTTGGGGTGGTACCTGCCCTGCGCCTGCGGCCGTGGGTACGTGACTCGGTGGGCTTGTCAGGTGCGGCCCGACAGCGCAACATCGCCGGTCGGGTCCGTCTGAGCAGGCCGGTCGCAGGTGAAGTGGTGTTGGTCGACGACATCGTCACCACGGGGGCCACCGCCGCCGAATCGGTGCGGACGCTGATGGCAGCCGGAGCCGACGTGTCTGCTGTGC
The window above is part of the Mycolicibacterium fortuitum subsp. fortuitum genome. Proteins encoded here:
- the mtrB gene encoding MtrAB system histidine kinase MtrB — encoded protein: MIFSSRRRIRGRWGSSGPLLRGLGTLGRAVSLVWRRSLQLRVVTLTLGLSLAVILVLGFVLTSQITDRILEVKVKAATEEVERARITVGGIVGGEESRSLDSSLQLARNTLIDRKADARADVAGAFDAVIMVPGDGPREAAAAGPVQQVPKALRDFVKAGQVSYQYTTVSTDAFTGPALIVGSPASSSVPNLELYLIFPLNNEESTIALVRGTMATGGVVLLGLLAAIALVVARQIVQPVRSASRIAERFAEGHLTERMPVRGEDDMARLAVSFNDMAESLSRQIQQLEEFGNLQRRFTSDVSHELRTPLTTVRMAADLIHDHSEDLDPALRRSTELMVSELDRFETLLADLLEISRHDAGVAELSVESVDLRSTVQSALDNVGHLAADAEVELDVNMPGDEVIAEVDPRRVERILRNLIANAIDHAERKPVRIRMAADEDTVAVTVRDYGVGLRPGEEKLVFSRFWRSDPSRVRRSGGTGLGLAISIEDARLHQGRLEAWGEPGKGACFRLTLPLVRGHKVTTSPLPLKPIAPQQKQRQRPGRDREPAEENV
- the lpqB gene encoding MtrAB system accessory lipoprotein LpqB, with protein sequence MKRLLTVVVVGLVFLVSGCAGIPNSSSPQAIGTVDRPAPPNLPKPAPGMDPDVLLREFLKATADPANRHLAARQFLTESASSSWDDAGSALLLDRVVFVETRSADRVSVSMRADILGSLSDMGVFETGEGALPDPGPIELVQTPGGWRIDRLPNGVFLDWQQFQSTYKRNTLYFVDPTGTTVVPDPRYVAVSDPDQLATELISKLVAGPRPEMARTVRNLLDAPLRLRGPVTRADGGKTGVGRGYGGARIDLENLSTTDPHSRQLLAAQIIWTLSRAGISGPYVINVDGAPLDDRFAEGWETSDVAATDPGAVPGAAAGLHALVGGSLVALDGQQTTRVPGAFGSAPNQMSASVSRNGQDAASVVVLPDAPEATAASLWMGPLGGPTAMAIEGRTLSRPSWSLDQAVWVVVDDANVVRAIRDASGVPARIPVDAAAVATRFPGPITELQLSRDGTRAAMVIGGQVILAGVERTPEGQFLLTYPRRLGFGLGNSVVSLSWRTGDDIVVSRTDPAHPVSYVNLDGVNSDGPSRNLVAPVGTVAANPSTVYVSDQRGVLQLSAAVNDNPGWVEVRPLMVPGSLPVLPG
- a CDS encoding ComF family protein; protein product: MLDLILPLECGGCGAPSTRWCAACAAQLGVGDDEPHLVIPRTDPGVPVFALGRHAGARRRAIVAAKEHGRADLIAPLAGALNAGLQHLLTWGVIDTPVTLVPAPTRRAAARRRGGDPVRRMAAAAVAGLPGVGVVPALRLRPWVRDSVGLSGAARQRNIAGRVRLSRPVAGEVVLVDDIVTTGATAAESVRTLMAAGADVSAVLVISHA